A single region of the Lycium barbarum isolate Lr01 chromosome 2, ASM1917538v2, whole genome shotgun sequence genome encodes:
- the LOC132628452 gene encoding uncharacterized protein LOC132628452: protein MDDPDSDDEECDGNDGGDGQPPSGSKSNHNFSDGTDFYCGQTFKNKEYLQVLLKKAAITTPFCFKPNKSNNNYYKVECTSPDCGWMLWANKYDNSDRFRIYKYVGDHTCGVEHVTSTHQHASTTVLASVLVNDYIDNKGPMTKEIQRTVFREFHCKRSYWQCWKAGVTAKNMIKGTPEHGYACLPAYSYMVENLNPASRICISFDDADRFKYYFVAYGACIRGYKLVRKVIAIDGTYLYGKYKSVLLSPVAQDTENHIYPIGFCVVDKECDESWAYFFEQLKHIIANEPDLCIISDRHKSITNGVSRIFEHAHHGLCMKHLGDNLRKNFQCGDSLHVYYDAAKAYGYQEFNEHFQQLRNKCPEDANCLEFDIGFDKWSMAYFPANRYDVLTTNIVESLNSMLRDEREYPVAALFTSISRRFAEIL, encoded by the coding sequence ATGGATGATCCTGATAGTGATGACGAAGAGTGTGATGGAAATGATGGGGGTGATGGGCAGCCACCAAGTGGTTCAAAAAGTAACCACAACTTTAGTGATGGAACCGATTTTTACTGTGGGCAAACATTTAAGAACAAAGAGTATTTACAGGTTTTATTGAAGAAAGCTGCAATAACGACCCCATTTTGTTTTAAACCGAACAAGAGTAACAACAACTATTATAAGGTGGAATGCACCTCTCCTGATTGTGGTTGGATGTTGTGGGCCAATAAGTACGACAACTCGGATAGGTTTCGAATTTACAAGTACGTTGGTGATCACACTTGTGGGGTTGAACACGTTACGAGCACTCATCAGCATGCCTCAACAACTGTCCTTGCATCAGTCTTAGTGAATGACTATATTGACAACAAAGGGCCAATGACAAAGGAAATCCAGAGGACGGTTTTCAGGGAGTTCCATTGTAAACGAAGCTATTGGCAGTGTTGGAAGGCAGGTGTAACGGCTAAGAACATGATTAAGGGGACACCAGAGCACGGGTATGCTTGCTTACCAGCTTATTCATACATGGTTGAAAATCTAAATCCAGCTTCCAGAATTTGCATTAGTTTTGATGACGCGGACAGGTTCAAATATTACTTTGTAGCTTATGGTGCCTGCATTCGAGGATATAAACTCGTGCGAAAGGTTATTGCCATTGACGGCACATATTTATACGGCAAATATAAGAGTGTGTTGTTGTCGCCCGTCGCACAGGATACTGAGAACCATATCTATCCAATTGGTTTTTGCGTggtggacaaggagtgtgatgaATCCTGGGCTTACTTCTTTGAGCAGCTGAAGCATATAATCGCCAATGAACCAGACTTGTGCATCATTTCTGATAGGCACAAGAGCATTACCAACGGTGTTTCCAGAATTTTTGAGCATGCTCATCATGGACTATGCATGAAGCATCTTGGTGATAACCTTCGAAAAAATTTCCAATGTGGAGATTCTCTTCATGTTTACTATGATGCAGCAAAGGCATATGGTTACCAGGAGTTTAATGAACATTTTCAGCAATTAAGGAATAAATGCCCCGAAGATGCTAATTGCCTCGAGTTTGATATTGGATTTGACAAGTGGAGCATGGCATATTTCCCAGCAAATAGGTACGATGTGCTGACCACAAACATTGTGGAGTCGCTAAACTCAATGTTGAGGGATGAAAGAGAGTACCCTGTGGCTGCCTTATTCACTTCCATTTCTAGGAGGTTTGCTGAAATTCTCTAG